A genomic segment from Bubalus kerabau isolate K-KA32 ecotype Philippines breed swamp buffalo chromosome 21, PCC_UOA_SB_1v2, whole genome shotgun sequence encodes:
- the LRRC30 gene encoding leucine-rich repeat-containing protein 30, with product MGARQSGARRKDKGPLGRGLLRGRQKFSSWDDALLPGRDPRCLLKRGLRHVSFSLVTKGMTDAPDFLWGLSEMQKLNLSHNQLRAVPPELGKLTRLVVLNLCGNRLKTLPREVSLLQSLKVLFVHMNGLTELPAELGACRSLEVLSASHNCLSQLPTSLADLSRLRKLNLSHNRFAHIPVCVFSLKELDFLHVGSNRLENIAESIQCLAGLQIFIAEGNHIHTFPRSLCLLTSLELLNLNNNDIQMLPAELHMLCRLTRIAWNPMDKGLHISRNPLSKPLPELLEGGLEMLVSYLKDRKHT from the coding sequence ATGGGGGCCAGGCAGTCTGGGGCCCGCCGCAAGGACAAGGGGCCCCTGGGGCGGGGGCTCCTGCGGGGGAGGCAGAAGTTCTCCTCCTGGGACGATGCTCTGCTTCCTGGGAGGGACCCGCGCTGCCTGCTGAAGCGGGGGCTGCGCCATGTCAGTTTCAGCCTGGTCACCAAGGGCATGACGGACGCGCCCGACTTCCTGTGGGGCCTGTCGGAGATGCAGAAGCTCAACCTGTCCCACAACCAGCTCCGGGCGGTCCCGCCCGAGCTGGGGAAGCTGACGCGGCTGGTGGTCCTGAACTTGTGCGGGAACCGCCTGAAGACGCTACCCCGGGAGGTCAGCCTCCTGCAGAGCCTCAAAGTCCTGTTCGTGCACATGAACGGCCTAACGGAGCTGCCAGCGGAGCTGGGTGCCTGCCGGAGCTTGGAGGTCCTGAGCGCGTCGCACAACTGCCTGTCCCAGCTGCCCACCAGCCTCGCCGACCTGTCCCGGCTGCGCAAGCTGAACCTCAGCCACAACCGCTTTGCCCACATCCCCGTCTGCGTGTTCTCGCTCAAGGAGCTGGACTTCCTGCACGTGGGCTCCAACCGCCTGGAGAACATTGCCGAGAGCATCCAGTGCCTGGCCGGCCTGCAGATCTTCATTGCTGAGGGCAACCACATCCACACCTTCCCACGCTCGCTCTGCCTGCTCACAAGCCTTGAGCTGCTGAAcctgaacaacaatgacatccAGATGCTCCCTGCGGAGCTCCACATGCTCTGCAGGCTGACCAGGATCGcctggaaccccatggacaaagggctGCACATTTCCCGCAACCCTTTATCCAAGCCTCTGCCCGAGCTGCTGGAGGGGGGTCTGGAGATGCTCGTCAGTTACCTGAAGGACAGAAAACACACCTGA